The region AGCGCGAGGTAGCGCACTCTTTTGATCGCTTCCGTGAGTTGCCTCTGGTGCTTGGCGCAGTTTCCCGTCACCCTCCTGGGAACGATCTTGCCGCGCTCACTTATATATTTTCTCAGTTTTTCCACATCCTTGTAATC is a window of Thermovirga sp. DNA encoding:
- a CDS encoding 30S ribosomal protein S18 → MAFSPRNGGGKRSKRRKPKICMFCLEKVGHIDYKDVEKLRKYISERGKIVPRRVTGNCAKHQRQLTEAIKRVRYLAL